CCTTGGCTATGGTGATTTAGAAGTTTACGGCCACCCAACTTCATCAACACCCAACATCAATATTCTAGCAGAAAATGGTCTCCGATTTACTCAGTTTTATTCTGCTAGTCCAGTATGCAGCCCATCCAGGTCGCTATCCTTTGATTttgataggcctacacatgtttGCATTATTAACTTAGATAACTTAAACTTAGACAAATTATTTCAAGgcttaatttcatttttttctaaataaaaaagactagtagtaataatagtacTAGTATCCTATCTTCTAGTTAGGCCATGGTcctgtcacgataaatatggtccggggccaaaatcggtccggccggaccagttttggctctaaaattgtggccaaaagcagtccgccactgccaaaatcggtccgggtttttcttctgtcgattttaattgaattactaggcctatgatgctgttttaagttgtttatggctagaaaaatatcccatgatatatattagtaagttatcttgtcggataaatactataaataaatgtattttatctaaaaacatgacttaggtgttcactcatatttcggcctgccacacactcacacgaacgggtatgagacgctgatattgccagctagattttatttatgattgaggcctttttccttcctcagcctaatcaatattggataattgttttataataattgtattgaattgatatattgattgattaaccataaataattaataaattaaattgtttttaacatcatggggaaacaaagatgttaaaaaagaacaaaatggattaaaaacaggcagatacatattgtatacaaaagcctaacaattagtactaattattgatgagttactactaataataattaaaaaaacaggcttaatttataatattaaaataacaaataaaaccctgtagttttcaatataatgactaatcatggcatttttttaatgatatatacattatgactcattttgcgcaccatatatttgtaagaccggaccatatttggcggccaaaaacagtcctactgcccggaccgattttatccaggccggaccagttttggcggccaaaattggtccggccggacacgttttggcagccataaatggtcccccggactgattttggcccggactgattttggtgtgacagtCCCATGGAGGTTAGGCAATCaaatccttttatttaattCTTGCTTGTGTAAAAAATCGTCCTCTGGATGAAATGTGAAGTACTGTATTACCTTTTTTTGAAagtctttaaattaaattgtttgaattatGTATTGTTTCATCACAAATGATTCAGGAAGAACTATGCACTATAGTATTGTCAAAGAATAGCTATTTCAAATATGTTTAATAACTTATTACTTTACTCATCAGAGCTGCCCTTTTGACTGGACGATATCAAACAAGATCTGGCATATGGCCTGGGGTTTTAATCCCCGGAAATAAAGGTGGTCTACCACTCAACGAGACTACGATTGCAGAAGTTCTTAAACAAGAGGGCTACAAGACCGCAATGATTGGCAAGTGGCATCTTGGAGTTGGGAAAGCAGGCATGTACTTGCCGACAAATCAAGGATTCGACGAGTACATGGGTATTCCTTATTCGCATGATATGTGTCCATGCCTCAAATGTTTCTATCCGGGAGATAAATGCTTTAACACATGTGACCTGCAATTTACCGGCTGCCCACTCTATAACGGCACTACGATCATAGATCAACCGGTAGATCTTCTCGGTTTAGTTGAACGATACGTCGACAGAGCAAAAAACTATATTGAAACTAACGCTAAATCTGGAAGTCCATTCCTGCTGTATTTTGCGTTTCAACACACCCATCATCCACAGTTTGCTGGTAAAAGTTTTCGAAATTCTACACTCCGTGGAACTTTTGGCGATTCATTAGCAGAACTTGATTGGGCAGTTGGACAAGTCATGGACCAATTAACGAAGAGTGGATTATctgaaaatacatttgttttcttTACTTCAGACAACGGGTACGCATTTGATTGAGAGTATAAAAGTTGCATATTATAGGCCTTTATTTTTTCCCCTCCAATTAAGGGTTTTCGTGATTATAATAAAACGActataaatcttttttttttcaggcctAGCTTAAGAAACCAAAATAGAGGGGGCAATGCAGGGTTACTTAAGTGTGGAAAAGGAACATCTTATGAGGGAGGACAACGAGTTCCGGCAATTGCGCATTGGCCAGGAAGAATTGCACCAGGAAGAACGACCGAGCTAGGCAGTACATTAGATCTTCTTCCAACTATTTGCAAGATTACGGGTGCTTCTCTACCGAAAGCTACCATTGATGGAGTTGACATGTCGCCTATCATATTCAACGGAACGAAGGTGAGTCAGGGTTCCAACGGTGTCCGGTTTAGAGAAGGTTGACTAAAGCCTAGTAAAATAGTCTGCACTACAGTAGCAAACTTTACAACATTTTTCTTGCAAACTTTGGAGTTTTACTTTTCTTAAATTTGCAAACTAAAGTTAGTGTACTAGAACTAGTGTAGACTTCTGCAAACTTCtgcagtttaaaaaatatttcttactaACTTTTGCAAACTTTTCTTTCCAAACTTGGGAGTTTATAAGCAAAAGTTTTCCAGTGTAAACTAAgcttaatatttgtttacttttacCACCAGGGTGTACGTGAATCATTCTACTATTATTTTACCGAACCGAATCCTAAATATGGATTGTATGCTGTGCGGAACCGGCAATTCAAAGCACATTATTACACCGAAGGACAGATAAATTCTGATCCAGATAATCACGATCCTGATTGCCGACCAACGAGCAAGCGTACCGCTCGCGACCCACCGCTATTATATGATCTTTTACAAGATCCTTCAGAGCAGTTTAACCTGAACAATGTTACAGAGTATCAAAGCATTATAGCAGAGCTAAATGAATTGAAGGCGTCATTTGAGAAAGGCATGGTGTGGGGAACATCGCAGATCACAAGAGATGTTGACCCAAATTTAGAACCATGCTGTAACCCAGGTTGTAAACCATTCCCTATATGTTGTATGTGCCACCAGAAATATCATTCGCattactataaaaatagtaACATGTATCCATAAGTGTTTTGTTTGCATAACATTAACAAGAAATGTTTTTGTACAGTTTTaaactgtttttgtttttatcatgGAAT
The window above is part of the Antedon mediterranea chromosome 10, ecAntMedi1.1, whole genome shotgun sequence genome. Proteins encoded here:
- the LOC140060281 gene encoding arylsulfatase A-like, whose amino-acid sequence is MTGFSVLLLVFTVISSFFCNSYAQRKPNIVILFADDLGYGDLEVYGHPTSSTPNINILAENGLRFTQFYSASPVCSPSRAALLTGRYQTRSGIWPGVLIPGNKGGLPLNETTIAEVLKQEGYKTAMIGKWHLGVGKAGMYLPTNQGFDEYMGIPYSHDMCPCLKCFYPGDKCFNTCDLQFTGCPLYNGTTIIDQPVDLLGLVERYVDRAKNYIETNAKSGSPFLLYFAFQHTHHPQFAGKSFRNSTLRGTFGDSLAELDWAVGQVMDQLTKSGLSENTFVFFTSDNGPSLRNQNRGGNAGLLKCGKGTSYEGGQRVPAIAHWPGRIAPGRTTELGSTLDLLPTICKITGASLPKATIDGVDMSPIIFNGTKGVRESFYYYFTEPNPKYGLYAVRNRQFKAHYYTEGQINSDPDNHDPDCRPTSKRTARDPPLLYDLLQDPSEQFNLNNVTEYQSIIAELNELKASFEKGMVWGTSQITRDVDPNLEPCCNPGCKPFPICCMCHQKYHSHYYKNSNMYP